In a genomic window of Colius striatus isolate bColStr4 chromosome 2, bColStr4.1.hap1, whole genome shotgun sequence:
- the CCDC85A gene encoding coiled-coil domain-containing protein 85A isoform X2 has product MAKVAAESCGAAPAEDLSKVSDEELLKWSKEELIRSLRRAEAEKMSAMLDHSNLIREVNRRLQLHLGEIRGLKDINQKLQEDNQELRDLCCFLDDDRQKGKKVSREWQRLGRFSASVMHKEVALYLQKLKELEVRQEEVVKENLELKELCVLLDEEKSGGAGSRSSIDSQISLCQLTATSTYIRDVGDGSSTSSTGSTDSPDHHKHHPSTSPERLQKARGEGSPEHQKHRSISPEHLQKPRSSGSPDHHLKGPSPEHHKTIVKAPEPQKHSSSSPETIPKHVLSSSPEHFQKQRPGSSPEHQKHSSGSPDHLQKHTPSGSTEHLHKVRGTSPEHLKHYGGSPEHLKHLSGGSREGTLRRQVTDDLSPHHRSIYNGMNGCVEETWRCCRVVPWN; this is encoded by the exons ATGGCGAAAGTGGCGGCGGAAAGTTGCGGGGCGGCGCCGGCCGAGGACTTGTCCAAGGTGTCGGACGAAGAGCTGCTGAAGTGGAGCAAGGAGGAGCTGATCCGCAGCCTCCGCCGCGCCGAGGCCGAGAAGATGAGCGCGATGCTGGACCACAGCAACCTCATTCGCGAAGTGAACCGCCGCCTCCAGCTCCATCTCGGCGAGATCCGCGGCTTGAAG gacATCAACCAGAAACTGCAAGAAGATAACCAAGAACTGCGAGacctttgctgctttttggaTGATGACAGGCAGAAAGGCAAGAAGGTGTCCCGTGAGTGGCAGAGACTGGGCAGATTCAGTGCTAGTGTCATGCACAAAGAGGTTGCCTTATACTTACAGAAGCTGAAAGAACTGGAGGTGAGGCAGGAAGAAGTGGTTAAGGAAAACCTGGAGCTGAAAGAATTGTGTGTGTTGCTGGATGAGGAGAAGAGCGGTGGAGCAGGCAGCCGGAGCTCTATCGACAGCCAaatcagcctgtgccagttaACTGCAACGAGCACGTACATCAGAGACGTCGGCGATGGGAGCAGTACTTCCAGCACGGGAAGTACAGACAGCCCAGACCACCATAAACATCATCCGAGTACTAGTCCAGAACGTCTTCAAAAAGCCCGTGGTGAAGGAAGCCCTGAGCATCAGAAACACAGGAGTATCAGCCCAGAGCACCTGCAGAAGCCTAGGAGTTCTGGCAGTCCCGACCATCACCTGAAAGGCCCGAGTCCAGAACATCATAAAACCATCGTCAAAGCACCTGAGCCacaaaagcacagcagcagcagtccaGAAACTATCCCAAAGCACGTTTTGAGTAGTAGCCCTGAACACTTTCAAAAGCAGAGGCCTGGTAGTAGCCCCGAGCATCAAAAGCACAGCAGTGGCAGCCCGGATCATCTTCAAAAGCACACACCAAGTGGAAGTACAGAACACCTCCACAAAGTGAGAGGTACGAGCCCTGAGCATCTCAAACACTACGGAGGGAGCCCGGAACATCTCAAACATCTCAGCGGAGGCAGCAGAGAAGGTACCCTCAGGAGACAAGTCACAGACGACCTGTCACCTCACCACAGAAGTATATACAATGGAATGAATG